A single Cottoperca gobio chromosome 3, fCotGob3.1, whole genome shotgun sequence DNA region contains:
- the nfat5b gene encoding LOW QUALITY PROTEIN: nuclear factor of activated T-cells 5 (The sequence of the model RefSeq protein was modified relative to this genomic sequence to represent the inferred CDS: deleted 1 base in 1 codon), giving the protein MPSDFISLFSGDLDLNSPRSLYSKESAYDLLPRELQLPFSTQKSPKVMSQKSGGEAVPPPSSAVAPDAMSSSMTMEGPRSAFSTSSSPTMPSSDSTSDQNPVQSGTVDPEDPRSSRVVPEVVGAEGGGNCRGSSEQGGGRGVTFQDAQQHHQMTPSKRRTVLNISPPPQDLFDDSQMSCQDETSLDSEQSNSIWMEDSLSNFSIMSTVSYNDNTEVPRKSRKRTPKQRPGPKSVPAGEASMDVFDADSAKGPHFVLSQLGLDNKTGSKGSSDDSQTTNQKVGTLSMQYPQKSEGKEVKILVQPETQHRARYLTEGSRGSVKDRTQQGFPTLKLEGVNEPVVLQVFVGNDTGRVKPHGFYQACRVTGRNTTACKEVDIDGTTVIEVSLDPSTNMTLAVDCVGILKLRNADVEARIGVAGSKKKSTRARLVFRVNIPRSDGSVLTLQTPSSPILCTQPAGVPEILKKSLHSCSVRGGEEVFIIGKNFLKDTKVIFQENVSDEKSWKAEAEIDMELFHQNHLIVKVPPYQNQAISSSVCVVIYVVTNAGRSHDVQPFTYTPDSAKNDVPVKKEAPSPVKTCSFDEQIKVLDGALMPSMPSMPSMLPLVKREDVTPMEVTSHLQSSGVFKQTGDLCQAQQNPDMTAGHLNKNRPFNNNLSQPAGDPDKGQTPVFPNTEPLSTIQKQDIAATNSFSVPADSLLQQGSQQFLLEPREGLGQERPGSGSGSVGRLCGEPTQPQQQQLPLFPTDVAQLEEAVRQLKAKGFCNLPLQSDPSMAKQQQQHIQHQQQIQKQQIQQQQQQQQIQQQHIQQQQQQQQVLENLQQQLFQSQIQMQCGMFQDAPQAKNAEQQGPSQGVVPNQGTLFQQAQQQQQQQAALFQQASDLLSIQTNFLQQTPSHPSPPMFHNPSSLAETQDPQGALFQKASQEQVQAALFQNTMTVLQSPDQQPSTPGLFLPQTSLPSQLTTSSAQQQQQQQQQQLAFLSALQTPAPEPQSVFQAQTQLPPIQQRSPMEQQQPSQPQPHTQPAQQASLFQNISPNTLSPGQQQQQQAGLLFCNNPLSTPDQASSLLFSSQGQMPPLTSSSLVSQEPQNPSLLFSQASMVTVNQQDRSEPMALGNPNDPRQQVMFQEQQPMQLGSSSNTRREQPVGLFMPQSNMASLQGGLAAQELAQSAMFASQNGVANLQTTTSSPVQQPGTLFQTAVSGSINQPSQPQQPGLFLFGIQNECGQLMNTPGNTLSDQIIAISQSGQNQRESDAHIQSLLSQSLSQSGPVPNSMNVSQSMEKIDDLLVSLQESGSNLTRSY; this is encoded by the exons ATGCCCTCTGACTTTATCTCCCTTTTCAGCGGGGACCTCGACCTGAATTCTCCCAGATCCTTGTACTCAAAAG AATCAGCGTATGACCTTCTTCCCAGAGAGCTACAGTTGCCTTTCTCCACTCAGAAGAGCCCAAAAGTCATGAGTCAAAAGAGCGGCGGAGAGGCAGTGCCTCCCCCTTCATCTGCTGTAGCACCAG ATGCCATGTCCTCCTCTATGACCATGGAAGGCCCCCGCAGTGCTTTTTCCACCTCTTCCAGCCCCACCATGCCTTCCAGCGATTCAACCAGTGACCAGAACCCAGTTCAGAGCGGCACTGTTGACCCGGAGGACCCCAGGAGTAGCAGAGTGGTTCCAGAGGTTGTCGGAGCAGAAGGTGGCGGTAACTGCAGGGGCAGCAGTGAgcaaggaggaggaagaggagtaaCATTCCAGGATGCCCAGCAACATCACCAGATGACTCCATCTAAGCGCCGCACCGTACTGAACATCTCTCCACCTCCACAAGACCTGTTTGATGACAGCCAGATGTCCTGCCAAGATGAAACATCCCTGGACTCAGAGCAGAGTAACAGCATCTGGATGGAAGACTCTCTTTCCAACTTCAGTATCATGAGCACTGTCTCTTACAATGACAACACAGAGGTGCCACGAAAGTCACGCAAACGTACACCTAAGCAGAGGCCTGGTCCAAAGTCTGTGCCTGCAGGGGAAGCCAGCATGGACGTGTTTGATGCAGACAGTGCCAAAGGTCCACACTTTGTGCTGTCACAGCTAGGCCTTGACAACAAGACTGGATCAAAAGGAAG CTCCGATGATTCTCAGACAACTAACCAGAAAGTAGGAACGCTTTCCATGCAATACCCACAGAAGAGTGAGGGGAAGGAGGTAAAGATCCTCGTCCAGCCGGAGACGCAGCACCGAGCCCGCTATCTGACTGAAGGCAGCAGAGGGTCAGTGAAGGACCGCACTCAGCAGGGCTTCCCTACTTTAAAG CTGGAGGGAGTGAATGAGCCAGTGGTTTTGCAGGTGTTCGTGGGCAACGACACTGGGCGCGTTAAACCTCATGGTTTCTACCAAGCTTGCAGGGTGACCGGCCGCAACACCACAGCCTGCAAAGAGGTGGACATTGATGGCACAACTGTCATCGAGGTGTCCCTTGATCCAAGCACCAACATGACACTAGC GGTGGACTGCGTTGGGATCTTGAAGCTCCGTAATGCTGATGTTGAGGCTCGCATCGGTGTTGCTGGATCGAAGAAGAAGAGCACACGTGCTCGGCTGGTGTTCCGGGTCAACATACCCCGTTCAGATGGATCAGTGCTCACACTACAGACTCCCTCATCCCCAATCCTGTGTA CTCAGCCTGCAGGAGTGCCTGAAATCCTGAAGAAGTCTCTACACAGTTGTTCAGTGAGGGGTGGAGAAGAGGTCTTTATCATCGGCAAAAACTTCCTTAAAGACACCAAAGTCATATTTCAGGAGAATGTCTCCG ATGAGAAATCGTGGAAGGCGGAGGCTGAAATTGACATGGAGCTGTTTCACCAG AATCACTTGATAGTGAAGGTTCCTCCATACCAGAACCAAGCCATCAgctcttcagtgtgtgtggtaATCTATGTGGTGACTAATGCTGGGAGATCCCATGATGTTCAGCCTTTCACCTACACTCCAGATTCAG CAAAAAATGATGTTCCTGTGAAGAAAGAGGCGCCTTCTCCAGTGAAGACTTGTTCATTTGAC GAACAAATTAAAG TTCTAGATGGTGCCTTGATGCCTTCGATGCCTTCGATGCCTTCGATGTTGCCTTTAGTGAAGAGAGAAGATGTCACTCCGATGGAGGTCACCAGCCACCTCCAATCTTCAGGTGTATTTAAG cagaCTGGCGACCTGTGTCAAGCCCAGCAGAACCCAGACATGACTGCAGGacatctaaataaaaacagacccTTCAACAACAACCTGTCTCAGCCTGCAGGAGACCCTGACAAAGGCCAGACTCCTGTTTTTCCCAACACAGAGCCCTTAAGCACGATCCAGAAGCAAGACATTGCTGCCACCAACTCATTCTCTGTGCCCGCCGACTCTCTGCTCCAGCAGGGATCACAGCAGTTCCTCCTGGAGCCCAGAGAGGGCCTCGGGCAGGAGAGGCCCGGCAGCGGCTCTGGATCTGTAGGGAGGCTGTGTGGAGAACCTACTCAGCCTCAACAGCAGCAACTGCCGCTGTTCCCCACAGACGTAgcccagctggaggaggcagtgAGGCAACTTAAAGCCAAAGGGTTCTGTAACTTACCGCTTCAATCCGACCCATCAATGgccaaacagcagcaacaacacatcCAGCACCAACAACAGATCCAAAAACAGCAAattcagcagcaacagcaacagcaacaaatccagcaacaacacattcagcagcagcagcaacagcagcaggttTTGGAGAATTTACAACAGCAGCTGTTTCAGTCACAGATTCAAATGCAGTGTGGCATGTTTCAGGATGCACCTCAGGCCAAGAACGCAGAGCAGCAGGGCCCATCACAAGGAGTGGTGCCAAACCAGGGGACTCTTTTCCAAcaggcccagcagcagcagcagcaacaagcagctctctttCAGCAGGCGAGTGACCTGCTCTCTATTCAGACCAACTTCCTCCAGCAGACACCCTCACACCCTTCACCACCCATGTTCCACAATCCTAGTTCTTTGGCTGAAACACAAGATCCACAGGGGGCGTTGTTTCAGAAAGCCTCTCAGGAGCAGGTCCAGGCTGCTCTCTTCCAAAACACCATGACAGTACTACAGTCTCCAGACCAACAGCCCTCAACCCCGGGACTTTTCCTCCCGCAGACATCCCTGCCCTCTCAGCTCACAACCAGTAGtgctcaacagcagcagcaacagcagcagcagcagctggcctTTCTCAGTGCTCTACAAACACCTGCCCCTGAACCACAATCTGTATTTCAGGCTCAGACCCAGCTTCCCCCGATTCAACAGAGAAGCCCcatggagcagcagcagccctcCCAGCCTCAGCCCCACACACAGCCAGCCCAGCAGGCTTCCCTGTTTCAGAACATCTCCCCAAACACACTCTCTCCaggccagcagcagcaacagcaagcTGGCCTACTGTTCTGCAACAACCCCCTGTCCACTCCAGATCAGGCCTCCAGCCTCCTGTTCAGCAGCCAGGGCCAGATGCCACCACTGACCAGCAGCAGTCTAGTTTCCCAGGAGCCCCAAaacccctctctcctcttttcccaAGCCAGCATGGTTACAGTAAACCAGCAGGATCGCTCTGAGCCCATGGCCTTAGGGAACCCCAACGATCCACGACAGCAAGTCATGTTTCAGGAGCAACAGCCGATGCAGCTGGGCAGCAGCTCAAACACCCGGCGGGAGCAGCCTGTTGGCCTCTTTATGCCTCAGTCTAACATGGCCTCTCTGCAGGGGGGTCTGGCCGCACAGGAGCTTGCACAGTCAGCCATGTTTGCCTCACAGAACGGCGTGGCAAACCTCCAGACAACCACCTCGTCCCCTGTTCAACAGCCAGGGACTCTGTTTCAGACTGCTGTCAGCGGGAGCATCAATCAGCCCAGCCAGCCTCAACAGCCTGGCCTCTTTCTTTTTGGGATTCAGAACG AATGTGGCCAGCTGATGAACACTCCTGGAAACACGCTGTCGGATCAGATTATAGCCATTAGCCAGTCCGGTCAGAACCAAAGAGAGAGTGACGCACACATCCAGTCGCTGCTCAGCCAGTCCCTGTCTCAGTCTGGGCCTGTACCGAACAGCATGAATGTCTCTCAGAGCATGGAGAAGATTGATGACCTGCTGGTCAGCCTGCAGGAGTCGGGCAGCAACTTAACTCGTTCGTACTAA